The following nucleotide sequence is from Agromyces sp. SYSU T00194.
CCGGCTCGTTGAGCGGGGCGTCCGGGTCGCGCCGCGGCCGGCCCAGGCTGACTGCGAGGGTCTCCGCGTGGCTCGAGTGGAACGATCGTTCGGTCATCGAGGGCCTCCTGCTCCGAGCGTACGACACCCCGTGGAGGTGGTCGCTTTTCAGGAACGGCGGGGCGGCTGGTGCGGAATGTGGCGCCATCGCCCCAGTCGGTGCACCGAAATCGCCGCCACCGGGCCATGGGCGGCGAGGTGTTGCGCGGCCACCGGAGGAGCTCCTGAACAGTGACCCACAGCGGGGCGGGGTGGGCGAGCGGATGCCTCCGGGCGGTCAGCCGCGCGGGGGAGCGGGCTCCTCGGCGACGTCGGAGGCGGGCGCGTCGGAGGCGGCCGCGGTGGCGCGCGCGTCGGCCGGCACGGGCTCGTCGTCGGCGACGTCGAGCTGCGTCGCGCGACGGCGCACGACCGCGCCCTCGGCGACGATCATGGCGATCACCGCGGCCGCGCCGGCGAGGAAGAGGCCGATGATCGGCAGCACGTCGCCGGTCGGCGCCTCGAGCCCGCCGGTCTCGGACTGCCAGGGCCAGAGGGCGCGCAGCGATCCGAGCATCAGGCCCGTCATGACGGCGAGCGTGGCGGCGCGGTGGTGGGTGAGCAGCCACTGCAGCGTCGAGACGAAGGCGGCGAGGCCGACGATCGCGCCGAGCGCGAACGTGCCGAGGTAGACGAGGTCGCGATCGTTCACCGCGTCGAGCGTGGGGGCGTAGATGCCGATGACGACGAGCACGAACGAGCCGGAGACGCCGGGCAGCACGAGTGCGCAGACCGCGAACGCGGCGGACACGGCCACGAGCAGCAGCGACGGGTCATCGGTGTCGACCGCGGGCAGGCCGGTGAGCACGAACGCCCCCGCCGCGGCGACCGCGGCCAGGAGGAGCTCCCGGGTGCGCCAGCGCCCGACCATGCGCGCCGGCACGATGAGCGACGCGACGATGAGGCCCGCGAAGACGGCGCGGGTCTGCACCGGGTACTCGTCGATGGTCGGTGCGAGCAGCGCCGAGGCGAGCACGATCGCGCCGAGCATGCCGATGCCGAGCGGGATCAGCACGCCCCATCGCACCTCGCGCAGGTGCTCGCGCGCCCGCGGCCGGGCCTGGGGGCGCACCACGCCGGTCACGGCGAGGACCACCCCGCGCACGAGGTGCCCGGCCGAGGTGATGACCGTCTCGTACACGCCCGTGATGAGCGCGACGGTGCCGCCGGACACGCCGGGGATGATCTCGACGGTGCCGATGAGGGCGCCGCGGATGAGGTCGACGAGCCAGCGCAGGGCGGTCATGCGATCGTGGTTCCTCTGGTCGGGTCGGGGGAGTGCTCGAGCGAGCATGGGGGCGCGGAGCGCCAGCCGCGATTGTAGCGGGAGCGGCTCCGCACCACCCGGACACCGGGTGTCGCTACGCTGAGCGCACCATGAGAGGCACATCGACGTCCCCCCACGCCCCCACCCTCCTGCTCGACCTCGACGGCACGGTCGCCCTGGGAGACGAGCCCGTCTTCGCGTACGCGGACGCGCTCGCCGAATCGGCCGAGGCGCCCGAGCTCGGCAGCCGCGTGCGGCGATTCGTCGAGGTGGGGCGCGACGACGCCCACCAGGTCGACGACGGCTACCAGCTCGCGCAGGTGCTGGGTCGCGAGTACGCGCTCGACGACGAGCGCATCAGCCGTGCGTACCACGACAGCCGGGCCCGGGTGACGGCCGGGGAGGTGCCGATGCACGCCGCGGCGGGGCTGCACCGGGCGGCCGACGCCGTGCACGCGGCCGGCGGCCGGGTCGTGCTCGTCACGAACGCGCCCTCGCTCGGCCTCGACGCGGTGCTGGAGCGGATGCGGGTGGCCGACGCGTTCGACGCCGTCGTCGGCGACGCGCGCAAGCCGGGCGGCATGGCGTCGATCCTCGACGAGCTCCTCGCCGAGGGGGCGGCGCCGGGCCGCATCGCGTCGGTCGGCGACATCTGGCGCAACGACCTCGAACCGGCGTACGAGCGCGGCTGCCGCACGGGCCTCATCGACCGGTTCGGGCTGCGTCGCGGGCCCGCCGACTGGGTCGCACCCGACCTCGCGGGCCTGGTGCCCGAGATCGAGGC
It contains:
- a CDS encoding DUF368 domain-containing protein, with protein sequence MTALRWLVDLIRGALIGTVEIIPGVSGGTVALITGVYETVITSAGHLVRGVVLAVTGVVRPQARPRAREHLREVRWGVLIPLGIGMLGAIVLASALLAPTIDEYPVQTRAVFAGLIVASLIVPARMVGRWRTRELLLAAVAAAGAFVLTGLPAVDTDDPSLLLVAVSAAFAVCALVLPGVSGSFVLVVIGIYAPTLDAVNDRDLVYLGTFALGAIVGLAAFVSTLQWLLTHHRAATLAVMTGLMLGSLRALWPWQSETGGLEAPTGDVLPIIGLFLAGAAAVIAMIVAEGAVVRRRATQLDVADDEPVPADARATAAASDAPASDVAEEPAPPRG
- a CDS encoding HAD family hydrolase, yielding MRGTSTSPHAPTLLLDLDGTVALGDEPVFAYADALAESAEAPELGSRVRRFVEVGRDDAHQVDDGYQLAQVLGREYALDDERISRAYHDSRARVTAGEVPMHAAAGLHRAADAVHAAGGRVVLVTNAPSLGLDAVLERMRVADAFDAVVGDARKPGGMASILDELLAEGAAPGRIASVGDIWRNDLEPAYERGCRTGLIDRFGLRRGPADWVAPDLAGLVPEIEAWAAA